In Cloacibacterium caeni, a single window of DNA contains:
- a CDS encoding ABC transporter permease gives MKNIFIITKREFLTQVKKKSFIILTLLAPILLIGFGALIAFMLKANETEYTFNVIDKSGVFQQNMKTPKDVKFIYLPESTEQALTNTLPEMVDNVDGLLIIPKLQDQNFENLQKQTQLLVNKNIGFDVKQNIAFSMSEVIKKEKIKNLGLTEAQIENIDKNFEINTKNVVDNNKQDSTLAFGVKSGLSMGLMYVTFMFIIIYGVRVMRSVLEEKNNRVVEIIISSVKPFELMMGKILGVTLVALTQFAIWITMTILGAIFFNQGFSKISGNLPQQEEIPLDKLDIQSVFAEISHSLLDMNFGIIIFVFIIFFLLGYIFYSSMYAAIGSAVDNETETQQFTMIGILPLMLGMYGSFGIINNPEGPMAFWLSIIPLTSPVAMIARIPFGVPVWQIALSIFLLVISTLGMVYLAAKIYRVGILMYGNKATFKELWKWIRTS, from the coding sequence ATGAAAAATATCTTCATCATAACCAAAAGAGAATTTTTAACACAGGTTAAAAAGAAATCTTTTATCATTCTCACGCTTTTAGCACCAATTCTATTGATAGGATTCGGTGCTTTAATTGCTTTTATGCTCAAGGCGAATGAAACCGAATATACTTTTAATGTCATCGATAAAAGTGGCGTCTTTCAACAAAACATGAAAACGCCAAAAGATGTGAAGTTTATTTATCTGCCAGAATCTACAGAACAAGCTTTAACGAATACACTTCCAGAAATGGTAGACAATGTAGATGGACTGCTTATTATTCCCAAATTGCAAGACCAAAATTTTGAAAATTTACAAAAACAAACCCAACTTCTGGTCAATAAAAATATTGGTTTTGATGTGAAGCAAAACATCGCCTTTTCCATGTCTGAAGTGATTAAGAAAGAAAAAATCAAAAATCTAGGACTTACAGAAGCTCAAATCGAAAATATTGATAAAAACTTCGAAATCAACACCAAAAATGTGGTGGACAATAACAAACAAGATAGCACACTTGCTTTTGGGGTAAAATCTGGTTTGAGTATGGGATTAATGTACGTGACATTTATGTTCATCATCATCTACGGAGTTCGTGTAATGCGCAGTGTTTTAGAGGAAAAAAACAACAGAGTGGTAGAAATCATCATCTCTTCTGTAAAACCTTTTGAACTCATGATGGGCAAAATTCTGGGTGTTACATTGGTCGCTTTAACCCAATTTGCGATTTGGATTACCATGACCATTTTGGGCGCTATTTTCTTTAACCAAGGTTTTTCTAAAATTTCTGGAAATCTTCCTCAGCAAGAAGAAATTCCGTTGGATAAATTAGATATTCAAAGCGTTTTCGCAGAAATTTCACATTCTCTTTTGGACATGAATTTCGGAATTATCATTTTTGTGTTTATCATTTTCTTTTTATTGGGCTACATTTTTTACAGTTCTATGTATGCAGCGATAGGTTCTGCTGTAGACAATGAAACCGAAACCCAACAATTTACCATGATTGGTATTTTACCATTGATGCTGGGAATGTACGGAAGTTTTGGGATAATCAATAATCCAGAAGGACCGATGGCTTTTTGGTTATCTATTATTCCGCTTACTTCACCAGTAGCGATGATTGCGAGAATTCCTTTTGGCGTTCCTGTTTGGCAAATTGCACTTTCTATTTTCTTATTGGTGATTTCTACGCTAGGAATGGTGTATTTGGCAGCCAAAATTTACAGAGTAGGAATTCTAATGTACGGCAACAAAGCGACTTTTAAAGAACTTTGGAAATGGATTAGAACAAGCTAA
- a CDS encoding ABC transporter ATP-binding protein, producing MLQANHVTKTYSAGKKIALQDFSIHVPKATVYGLLGPNGAGKTTFIRIINQITQADSGEVFINGEKLNPHHIKDIGYMPEERGLYKNMTVGDQILYFGALKGMKKQDALSQAKYWFDRLEIDQWWNKKLSELSKGMAQKIQFVVTVLHQPKLLILDEPFSGFDPVNANLVKDQILQLKEQGTTIILSTHRMESVEELCDSVALINKSRKILDGKVFEVREKFKQNLFNVVLSDVIAENLEKLKNQYQLVNIHDQHGLISFDLNYNEDQNLLLNDLMKAGKIRSFDEKIPSMNEVFITAVSAPQSAISSL from the coding sequence ATGCTACAAGCAAATCACGTTACCAAAACATATAGTGCTGGAAAAAAAATTGCATTGCAAGATTTCAGCATTCACGTTCCAAAAGCTACTGTTTATGGACTTCTTGGTCCAAATGGAGCCGGAAAAACCACTTTCATCAGAATTATCAACCAAATTACACAAGCAGATTCTGGCGAAGTTTTCATCAATGGAGAAAAACTTAATCCTCATCATATTAAAGACATCGGTTACATGCCGGAAGAAAGAGGATTGTACAAAAACATGACTGTTGGCGACCAAATTCTCTATTTCGGAGCGCTCAAAGGAATGAAAAAGCAAGATGCACTATCTCAAGCGAAATATTGGTTTGACCGTTTAGAAATTGACCAATGGTGGAACAAAAAACTCTCTGAACTTTCTAAAGGAATGGCGCAGAAAATTCAGTTTGTGGTAACTGTATTGCATCAACCAAAACTATTGATACTCGATGAGCCTTTTTCTGGATTTGACCCGGTGAATGCAAATTTAGTAAAAGACCAAATTCTTCAATTGAAAGAACAAGGAACCACCATCATTCTCTCTACTCACCGCATGGAAAGTGTAGAAGAACTTTGTGATAGTGTGGCTCTCATCAATAAATCCAGAAAAATTCTTGACGGAAAAGTCTTTGAAGTAAGAGAAAAATTCAAGCAAAATCTATTCAACGTAGTTTTGTCTGATGTAATTGCTGAAAATTTAGAAAAGCTGAAAAATCAGTATCAACTGGTCAATATTCATGACCAACATGGTTTAATTTCATTTGACTTAAACTACAATGAAGACCAAAATCTTCTGCTCAATGATTTAATGAAAGCTGGAAAAATCAGAAGTTTTGACGAAAAAATTCCGAGCATGAATGAAGTTTTTATTACAGCAGTAAGCGCTCCGCAATCAGCAATCAGCAGTTTATAA
- a CDS encoding isoaspartyl peptidase/L-asparaginase family protein: MKKLALLFGLFFSLFLMAQKKYVVVIHGGAGTIIREKMSPELEEEYLEKLTEALQKAYAEIKNGKTSVEAVEAAIVVMEDSPLFNAGKGAVFTHDGKNELDAAIMNGKDKKAGSIAGVHTIKNPIKAAIAVMEKSEHVMLSGNGAEQFAKLQGLEIVNPKYFWTENRWKSLQKAKELEKLKNPKAENSKPDYFIVDQKFGTVGCVALDQFGNLAAGTSTGGMTNKKYGRIGDAPIIGAGTYADENVGISATGWGEFFIRSTAARTIAAKIQYLNKDVKTAAQETIDEIEKMGGDGGLIALDKNGNIAMPFNTSGMYRGAITEDGEIEVEIYK, translated from the coding sequence ATGAAAAAATTAGCGTTACTCTTCGGACTGTTCTTTTCTTTATTTCTAATGGCTCAAAAAAAATACGTAGTTGTTATTCACGGTGGTGCAGGAACCATCATCCGAGAAAAAATGTCTCCCGAGTTAGAAGAAGAATATTTAGAAAAACTCACCGAAGCGCTTCAAAAAGCTTATGCAGAAATTAAAAACGGTAAAACTTCCGTGGAAGCGGTAGAAGCAGCCATCGTAGTGATGGAAGATTCTCCGTTGTTTAACGCTGGAAAAGGAGCGGTTTTTACACATGATGGAAAGAATGAACTCGATGCCGCCATTATGAATGGAAAAGATAAAAAAGCAGGTTCCATCGCAGGAGTTCACACCATCAAAAATCCTATAAAAGCAGCGATTGCGGTAATGGAAAAATCAGAACACGTGATGCTTTCTGGTAACGGTGCGGAACAATTTGCTAAATTGCAAGGGTTAGAAATCGTAAATCCTAAATATTTCTGGACAGAAAACCGTTGGAAATCCCTTCAAAAAGCAAAAGAATTAGAAAAATTAAAAAATCCAAAAGCAGAAAATTCAAAACCTGACTATTTCATCGTTGACCAGAAATTTGGAACCGTAGGTTGTGTAGCTCTTGACCAATTTGGGAATTTGGCAGCAGGAACTTCTACTGGCGGAATGACCAACAAAAAATATGGAAGAATTGGCGATGCACCGATTATTGGTGCAGGAACTTATGCTGATGAAAATGTAGGAATTTCTGCAACAGGATGGGGCGAATTTTTCATTCGTTCTACTGCAGCAAGAACCATCGCAGCAAAAATTCAATATTTGAATAAAGATGTGAAAACCGCAGCTCAAGAAACCATAGACGAAATCGAAAAAATGGGCGGTGATGGTGGTTTAATTGCGCTAGACAAAAACGGAAATATCGCTATGCCATTTAATACTTCTGGAATGTACAGAGGTGCCATTACAGAAGATGGAGAAATAGAAGTGGAGATTTATAAATAA